The DNA segment ACCAGATCACCCGCGCCCAGCAGGACGAATTCGCGGTCGCCTCGCAGAACAAGGCCGAGGCCGCTCAGAAGGCCGGCAAGTTCAAGGACGAGATCGTCCCGGTCACGATCAAGACCCGCAAGGGCGATGTCGTCGTCGATACGGACGAATATCCGCGTCACGGCGCAACGCTGGAAGCCATGAACAAGCTCCGTGCGGCCTTCGAGAAGGACGGCACGGTCACGGCCGGCAACGCTTCCGGCATCAATGACGGCGCCGCCGCCGTCGTGCTGATGACCGCCAAGCAGGCCGCCAAGGAAGGCAAGAAGCCGATCGCGCGCATCGTGTCGTGGGCCCACGCCGGCGTCGACCCGAAGATCATGGGCACGGGTCCGATCCCGGCCTCGCGCGCCGCGCTCAAGAAGGCCGGCTGGAGCATCGGCGATCTCGACCTGATCGAGGCCAACGAAGCCTTTGCCGCGCAGGCCTGCGCCGTGAACAAGGACCTCGGCTGGGATACCGCCAAGGTCAACGTCAATGGTGGCGCGATCGCGATTGGCCACCCGGTCGGCGCATCCGGCGCGCGCGTGCTGGTGACGCTTCTCCACGAAATGCAGAAGCGCGATGCCAAGAAGGGCCTCGCCACGCTTTGCATCGGTGGCGGCATGGGCATCGCCATGTGTCTGGCTCGCGATTAAAAAGGCGGCAGGATTGCGGAAGGATTATTCTTTCGCAACTGCACATCTCTGAATTAAGAAAAACGCCCGGAACTCGTTCCGGGCGTTTTGTTCTTGATGTTCGTTCAACGGCCCGCTTAATTCGTCAGCTACATAAGAAGCGCATTTCAAAAGCCGGCAAAGCCAAGGGAAGGATTCGATCATGGCACGTGTTGCATTGGTGACGGGCGGAACGCGAGGCATTGGCGCTGCAATCAGCAAGGCGTTGAAGGCTGCTGGTTACAAGGTCGCCGCCAACTATGCCGGCAATGACGCGGCGGCGGAAAAGTTCAAGGCCGAAAACGGCATTCCCGTTTACAAATGGGATGTCAGTTCGTTCGAGGCCTGTGCGGCAGGTGTGAAGCAGGTCGAATCCGATCTCGGCCCGATCGAGGTGCTCGTCAACAATGCCGGCATCACCCGCGACGGCGCATTTCACAAGATGACGATCGAGCAGTGGAATGCGGTGATCAACACCAATCTCGGTTCGCTCTTCAATGTCACCCGCCAGGTGATCGAGGGCATGCGTGCCCGAAAATTCGGCCGCGTCGTCAACATTTCCTCGATCAATGGCCAGAAGGGCCAGTTCGGACAGGTCAATTATTCGGCCGCCAAGGCCGGCGATATCGGATTCACCAAGGCACTCGCGCTGGAGAACGCCAAGGGCGGCATCACGGTGAATGCGATCTGCCCCGGCTATATCAATACCGAGATGGTGCAGGCCGTGCCGAAAGAGGTTCTGGAAAAAAGCATCCTGCCGCAGATTCCGGTCAACCGGCTTGGCGAACCGGAAGAGATCGCGCGCGCCGTGCTGTTTCTCGCAGCCGACGACGCCGGCGCCATCACCGGCTCGACGCTGACGATCAACGGCGGTCAATACATGGTGTGATGACTCGAGCCTCGGCGGGGTGACTTGCGCTGAACTTCGATACTTGTCATTCCGGGATGCGCCCGCTTAGGCGCAGGCCCGGAATCCACCGCACCACGACTATACTGGGAGAGATGGATTCCGGGCTCGCTCGTTTCACTCGCGCCCCGGAATGACGATGAACCCCCGCAC comes from the Bradyrhizobium erythrophlei genome and includes:
- a CDS encoding acetyl-CoA C-acetyltransferase gives rise to the protein MSDDVVIVSAARTPVGSFNGAFATLPAHDLGAVAIKAALERAGIEPARVSEVIMGQILTAAQGQNPARQASIAAGIPVESPAWGVNQLCGSGLRTVALGYQALLNGDSEIVVAGGQESMSMAPHAQYLRGGVKMGNLEFIDTMIKDGLWDAFNGYHMGNTAENVAKQYQITRAQQDEFAVASQNKAEAAQKAGKFKDEIVPVTIKTRKGDVVVDTDEYPRHGATLEAMNKLRAAFEKDGTVTAGNASGINDGAAAVVLMTAKQAAKEGKKPIARIVSWAHAGVDPKIMGTGPIPASRAALKKAGWSIGDLDLIEANEAFAAQACAVNKDLGWDTAKVNVNGGAIAIGHPVGASGARVLVTLLHEMQKRDAKKGLATLCIGGGMGIAMCLARD
- the phbB gene encoding acetoacetyl-CoA reductase, which gives rise to MARVALVTGGTRGIGAAISKALKAAGYKVAANYAGNDAAAEKFKAENGIPVYKWDVSSFEACAAGVKQVESDLGPIEVLVNNAGITRDGAFHKMTIEQWNAVINTNLGSLFNVTRQVIEGMRARKFGRVVNISSINGQKGQFGQVNYSAAKAGDIGFTKALALENAKGGITVNAICPGYINTEMVQAVPKEVLEKSILPQIPVNRLGEPEEIARAVLFLAADDAGAITGSTLTINGGQYMV